The sequence TATGCGGGCATCGTCGATCTGCTGTGCCCGAACGGCTGCCTCGTGCTGGTCGGCATGCCGCTCGCGCCGGTGCCGCTTGATGTCGTTTCGCTGCAGGCGAAGGAGGCGCGCATCGAATCGGTGTTCCGCTACGCGAACGTCTTCCCGCGCGCGCTCGCGCTGATCGCCTCCGGCGCGATCGACGTGAAGCCGTTCATCTCGCGCACGTTCCCGTTCTCGGACGGCCTGCGCGCATTCGAGGCGGCGGCGAGCGGCCAGCCGCACGACGTGAAGATTCAGATCGAAATGGATTGAGCGATGGCACGGATCGTCTGCACCGGCTTGACCAAACGCTACGACGGCGGCGCGCCCGTCCTGCATCCGCTCGATCTCGAGATCGGCGACGGCGAGTTCATCGTGCTGCTCGGCCCGTCGGGCTGCGGCAAATCGACGATGCTGCGGATGATCGCCGGGCTCGAAACCATCACGGGCGGCACGCTCGCGATCGGCGGCGCCGTCGTCAACGATCTGGCCGCGCGCGAGCGCAACGTCGCGATGGTGTTCCAGAACTATGCGCTGTATCCGCACATGAGCGTCTACGAGAACATCGCGTTCGGGCTGCGGCGGCTGAAGGTGCCCGCGGCCGAGATCGACCGGCGCGTGCGCGAGGTCGCGCGCGTGCTGGGCCTCGACGCGCTCCTCGATCGCAAGCCGCGCGCGATGTCGGGCGGCCAGCAGCAGCGCGCGGCGATCGCGCGCGCGATGATCAAGACGCCGGACGTGTTCCTGTTCGACGAGCCGCTGTCGAATCTCGACGCGAAGCTGCGCGCGCAACTGCGCGGCGACATCAAGCGGCTCCACCAGCGGCTGAAGACGACGACGCTGTACGTGACGCACGACCAGCTCGAGGCGATGACGCTCGCGGACCGCATCGTGCTGATGCGCGGCGGGCGCATCGAGCAGCTCGGCACACCGGCCGAGCTGTACGGCTGCCCGCACACGATGTTCGCGGCGGGTTTCGTCGGCACGCCGGCGATGAACTTCGCCGACGGCGTGATCGAACGCACGGCGGGCCACGTCGCGCTCGCGGCGGGCGGCGCGCGCTGGACGCTCGCGGCGCGCCGCTTCGCGGGCCTGCCCGACGGCCTGCGCGTGAAGCTCGCGATCCGACCGAACTACCTGCGCATCGCGCCGGGCGCGCACGCGCCGGCGGCGACGCTCGCGCTCGAAGGCCGCGTCGAGCTCGTCGAGCTGCTCGGCGCCGAGGCGCTCGTCACGTTCGGCTGCAACGGCGCGCCGTTCGCGGCGCTCGTGCCAGCATCGGCCGCCCCCGCGCTCGGCGCCGTGGTAACGTTCACGTTCGACGAGCGCGACCTGCATCTGTTCGACGCGGCAACCGGGCGCAACGTGATGCTGCCCGAGGCCGGCGCGCCCGCCGACGCCGAGCGGCCCGGCGCCGCGATGCGGCCTTCGCCGGGCGCGCCGCACCGATTCACGATGTCGCGCCCGTGAACGGCGGGCGCCCGGCCGTGCACGCGCAGGAGCGACAGATGAACCCAGACCTCGAGATCGTCCCCACCCGCCGCGACGAATCGTTTCGCGCATGGTCGCACGACTATCCGCACACGGTCGCGAAATGGCATTTTCATCCGGAGTACGAAATCCACCTGATTCAGGGTTCGCGCGGCAAGTTCTTCGTCGGCGACCATATCGGCGATTTCGCGCCCGGCAACCTCGTCGTCACCGGGCCGAACCTGCCGCACAACTGGATCAGCGAGCTCGGCCCCGGCGAGCGCGTGCCGTCGCGCGATGTCGTGCTGCAGTTCTCGCGCGACGCGGCCGAGAAGATGGTGGCCGCGTTCGCCGAGCTGCAGCCGGTGCTCGACCTGATAGACGAAGCGTCGCGCGGCGTGCAGTTTCCGGACGAGATCGGGCTCGCCGTCGCGCCGCTGATGCTCGAGCTCGCGAGCGCGCACGGCTGCCGGCGCGTCGAGGTGCTGATGGCGCTGTTCGACCGGCTGGCGTCGTGCGCCGCGCGTCGCACGCTCGCCGGCCCCGGCTACCGGATCGACGCGCAGCACTACATGTCGTCGACGATCAACCAGGTGCTCGCGTACCTGCGGCAGAACCTGCCGGGCGCGCTACGCGAGGCGGACGTCGCCGAATTCGCCGGCATGAGCGTGAGCACGTTCACGCGCTTCTTCCGCCGGCACACGGGCTCGACGTTCGTCCAGTACCTGAACCGGCTGCGGATCAACGAAGCGTGCGAGCTGCTGATGTGCTCGGCGCTCAGCGTCACCGACATCTGCTACCGCATCGGCTTCAACAACCTGTCGAACTTCAACCGGCAATTCCTCGCGATGAAGGGGATGCCGCCGTCGCGCTTTCGCGCGCTGCATCGGTTGAACGAGCCGCATGACGCGCCCGAACCGCACGAGCCGCACGCGTCGCTCGCGCCGGCCACCGCGCGCGCCGTCATCCATTCGCACCGGAGCCTCCACCCGTGACCTATCTCGGCATCGATCTCGGCACATCCGAAGTCAAGGCGATCCTGACCGACGCCGATTCCGCGCCGCTCGCCGTCGAGCGCCCCCATCCGCACTGGTCCGAGCAAAGCCCGCAGGCGTGGTGGCACGCGACGCTCGACGCGATCGCCGCCGTGCGCGCCATGCATCCGCGCGGCTTCGCCGCGCTGCGCGGGATCGGCCTGTCCGGCCAGATGCACGGCGCGACGCTCGTCGACCGCGCGGGGCAAGTGCTGCGCCCCGCGATCCTCTGGAACGACACGCGCGCCGCGGCCGAATGCGTCGAGCTCGAGGCGCTCGTGCCCGAATCGCGCGCGATCACCGGCAACATGGCGATGCCGGGCTTCACCGCGCCGAAGCTGCTGTGGCTCGCGAAGTACGAGCCCGCGGTGTTCCGCGCCGCGCACAAGGTGCTGCTGCCGAAGGATTACGTCGCGTGGCGGCTGTCCGGCGAATTCGTGTCCGACATGTCGGACGCATCCGGCACGCTGTGGCTCGACGTCGGCCGGCGCGACTGGTCCGAGCGGATGCTCGCTGCGACCGAGTTGTCGCGCGAGCAGATGCCGCGCCTCGTCGAAGGCAGCGCCGCGGCCGCGCAATTGCGCGACGCGCTGCGGCGCGAATGGGGCGTGGCCGGCCCCGTCACGATCGCGGGCGGCGCGGGCGACAACGCGGCGAGCGCGATCGGCATGGGCGTCGCGAACGCGGGCAGCGGGTTCCTGTCGCTCGGCACGTCGGGCGTGCTGTTTGCCGGCAACGACCGCTTCGCGCCGAATCCCGGCGACGCCGTGCACGCGTTCTGCCATTGCCTGCCCGAGCGCTGGCATCAGATGAGCGTGATCCTGTCGGCCGCGGCGAGCCTCGACTGGTTCGCGAAGACGCACGACGTCGCCGTCGACACGTTGCCCGCGCTCGCCGAGCGCGCGGACGCCTCGCGCGCGCCGCTGTTTCTGCCCTACCTGAGCGGCGAGCGCACGCCGCACAACGACGCGCGCGCGCGCGGCGTGTTCTTCGGGCTCGCGAGCGAGCATCGCGCGGGCGAGCTCGCGTATGCGGTGATGGAAGGCGTCGCGTTCGCGATGGCGGACGGCTATGCGGCGCTGCGCCGCGCGGGCACGACGCTCGACGACGCGTCGTTCATCGGCGGCGGCTCGAAGAGCGCGTTCTGGGCGCAGCTGTGCGCGAACGCGACGGGGCTCGCGATGCACCGGCACGCGAGCGGCGCGGTGGGCGCGGCGCGGCTCGCGCGGCTCGCGGCGACGCGCGACGCACTCGACGACGTGTGCGTCGCGCCGGCGATCGCGGAAACGTACCGGCCCGATCCGGCCGCGACGGGCTTGCTCGGCGAGCGGCTCGAACGCTATCGGCGGCTGTATCGGGCGCTGAAGGCAGAATTCGCGGGCTGAAGCGTACACGCGGCGACCTCGTGCGCACCCGCCGTGCGCACCCGCGGCGCGCGCGCCGCTTCGTCGGTGAGGCCCGCGTCGGCCCCCCGGGGGCGGCGTTCGGCCGCTCACGCAGATCGATCCGGCTCGACCGCGTCCGCGCGCGCGCCAACGCCCGCGGCCGTCTTCGGCGTGTGCGTTCGTCGGCCTGCGGTGCCGGCGCGCGTGAGCGCGCTCGTGAACAACGGCACGGCGATCGTTCGCAGCCCGGAAGATTCGGGCTTCGCGGCCTTTCGGAACGGATTCATCGGATGCGTTCGAGCAGGCGCGGTTACGCGCCGCATGTCTATCATGCGTCGATTCGCCGCGACTTGCGTCGCGCCGTCCGACGGCGCGGCGAACGGACCGCATACGCCGTCGACGCGGTGCGCACGAAGCCCTCCCGTGCGCCCGGGCGACATATCACGACAATAAAACACATTTCGCATCCGTCCCATCCGATGCGATGAAAATATAATTCGCCCGTGTCGTTGCATCGCCGGCGATTTGCGCTTCGCCGTTCCAGCCGCTTTCGCGAGCCGCCTTCCCGATCCCGCGTCTTCTGCCGTTTTCCATCCTCTGCATACCTGATTTCCCCATGACGACCGAGCCTCTTTCGACAACCGTCGCACGCGGCAGCCGCCGCGCGGCATGTGCGCTGCTCCGCACGCCCTCGCGCCTGTTCGCCGCGCTCTTCGTGTCCGCGGCATGCGCCGCTCCGAACGGCGCGCGAGCCGCGCCGGCCCCGGCACCGGCGATCCAGGCCGCGTCCTGGCTCGTCGTCGACGCCGATTCCGGCAAGACGCTCGGCGCGCACAATGTCGACGCGCGCCGCGAGCCGGCGTCGCTGACCAAGCTGATGACCGCGTACGTCGCGTTCGACGCCCTCGAGCGCGCCGCGCTGCGCTGGGACGACACCGTCACGGTGGCCGCCGACGACATCGCCTCCGTCGGCCGCGACGAGGCGCGCATGTATCTGACGCCCGGGCAGCGCGTTCGCGTGCGCGACCTGATGCGCGGCCTGATCGTCGCCTCCGCGAACGACGCGGCGCTCGTGCTCGCGAAGCGCATCGGCGGCAGCCCCGCCGGCTTCGCGACGATGATGAACGACACGGCGCGCCGGCTCGGCATGCGCGATTCGCACTTCGTGTCGCCGTCCGGCATCACGACGCCCAATCACTATTCGACCGCGCACGACCTATCGATTCTCGCGCAGCGTCTGAACCGCGATTTCCCGGCGTTCTACACGTTCTCGTCGCAACGGCATTTCGCGTACGGCGCGTTCGCGAAGACCAACAAGAATCGTCTGCTCGGCGCCGATCCGAGCGTCGACGGCATGAAGACCGGCCATACGAACGCAGCCGGATGGTGCATGGTCGTCACCGCGAAGCGGCCCGTCGGCGGCGCGCGCGCGCGGCACCGCGTGATCGCGGTGCTGCTCGGCGAGCCGACCGAGAAGCAGCGGCTCGCCGACGCCCGCGCGCTCCTCGATCAGGGCTTCGCGTCGCTCGGCGCCGACGCGCCGGCGGCGAACGCCGTGCAACGGGCGAACGCGCGCCCCGGCGAGCATCGCGCGCAAGCGCGGGCGCGCATGCTCTGACGCCCGCGCGGCGCCGCGTGCGGGCGCGCCGGCGGCGCGACATGCGCGTGCAGTTGTCGCGTTGTCGTTGTCGTTGTCGTTGTCGATGTTGTCGTCGTCTCGATACCGACGTTGACGTCGGCATCGAAGCCCCCGCGCCACTCGCGTCGACGCACCGCATCGCCGTTCATCTCTCGCCTGCGGTCGCGCGGCGTCACGCCCCGCGCTGAGGCGCTTCATCGTGCCCGCCGAATGCGCGTGCCCCGCCGCGACGCACGCACCGGGCACGGCGCCGGGACAGCGCTCCGATCGCGCCGCCCCGCGTCACGATCGCCCGCCGCCGTGCCGATCCGTTCGCCCTCCCGCCATCTCGCCGCTCAACCGACCATGCCGAAACCCGCCGAACCGCTCCACCGCCGCCCGCCGCTCACGCCCGCCGCGCTCCCCCGCTGGCGCTCGCGCTGCGTGCTCGCGCTCCTCTGCGCGGGATTCGGCGCGCTCGCCGCGCGTGCGCTCTGGGTGCAGGTCGTACGCAGCGATTTCTACATCACGCAGGGAATCAAACGATACCGGCACACGTTCGAAGCCGCCCCGGCACGCGGGCGCATCGTCGATCGCAACGGCGCCGAACTCGCGATCGACGAGCCCGTCGCCGACGTCTGGATCGCGCCCGACGCGTTCCGCCGCGCGACGCACGCCCAGATGCGCGCGCTCGCGTCGCTGCTCGGCGTGCCGATCGACACGCTCGCCGCGAAAGCGCTCGGCACGCGGCAGTTCCTGTACCTGAAGCGCTGGATCGCGCCGGAGCTGGCCGCTCGCATCGAGCGGCTCGCCGTGCCCGGCGTTCATGTCGCCGCCGCGACGCGGCGCTATTACCCGAGCGGCGGCGACGCCGCGCAGCTCGTCGGCTTCGTCGGCGCGGACGGCCACGGGCTCGAGGGCGTCGAGCGCACGGCCGACGCCGCGCTCGCCGGCGTCGGCGCGAAGCGCGACATGATCGTCGACCGGATGGGCCGCCCGGTGCAGGCCGGCGACGCCGCGTCGGCGGGCGTGCCCGGCGCGGACGTCCGACTGTCGATCGACCGCCGGGTCCAGCATCTCGCGCAGCGCGCCGTCGAGCGCGCGGTGGCGCGCACCGCGGCGGCGGCCGGCTGCGCGATCGTGGTCGACGCGAAGACGGGCGAGATCCTCGCGCTCGTGAACGCGCCCACGTTCGATCCGAACGAACGCACGGCCGCCGCCGACGACGGCCGCTTGCGCGAGCGCGTGCTGACCGACGTCTTCGAGCCGGCGTCGACGCTCAAGCCCGTCACGGTCGCGCTCGCGCTGAGCGAAGGCGTCGTCGCGCCGGACACGCGCATCGACACGTCGCCCGGCGTGCTCGACATCGAAGGCGCGACGATTCACGACACCGGCGACTTCGGCGAGCTGACGGTCACGCAGATCATCGCGAAATCGAGCAACATCGGCATGGCGAAGATCGCCGAGCGGCTGCGCGCGCAGGACATGTGGCGGACGTTCGCGCGCGCGGGCATCGGCGCGCGGCCGCTCGCCGGCCTGCCGGCCGTCGCCCGCGGCACGCTGCGGCCGGCGCGCAGCTGGAAGCCCATCGAGCGGCTGACGATGTCCTACGGCTACGGGCTGTCGGTGTCGCTCGCGCAACTCGCGGACGTCTATACGGCGTTCGCCGGCGACGGCAGCCGGATACCGCTGTCGCTCGCGCATGCGGGCGCGCTGGCCGCGCGGGTGCGCGTCGTGCCGCCCGCGGTCGCGCGGCAGATCCGCGCGATGCTCGAAACGGACGGCGAAGAAGGCACCGCGCGCATCGCGCGGCTACCCGATTACCGGATCGGCGCGAAGACCGGCACCGCGCGCAAGCTGTGCGGCAAGCGGTACGCGCGCGGCAAGTACCGGGCGCTCTTCGTCGGCCTCGCGCCGATGAGCGACCCGCGCCTGATCGTCGCGGTGATGATCGACGAGCCGTCGCGCGGCTCGTACTACGGCGGCCCCGCGGCGGGGCCCGCATGGGCGGAGATCATGGACAACGCGTTGCATCTGCTCGGCGTGCCGCCCGACCGGCCGGCGGCGCGGCACGCCTGACGAGCGGCGGCGCCGGCCGGTCGCCGCTGCGCGGCGGCCGTGGCGCGCCTTGCTGTCTTATCGTCTCGCCGTCTCGCCGTCTCGCCGTCTCGCCGTCGAAGCGTCGAAGCGTCGATATTCCGATATATCGACAACGGCCGCACAAGCGCATCCGCGCGCAGGCCCATGCGGCGGCGAGTGCGCGGCAACATCGGCCACCTCGATTCGTCAGGCCTCCCATCCAGACCGGACAAGCAAGGCTGCCGCCGACCGCGATCGCCGAGCCGAGCCCAGCCGCTCGCCCGCCCGGCACGCGCGGCGTCCGCCCGCCCCCGCACCGCGCACGTCCCCGCCGCCGCGCGCATCGCGAGTCGCCGATATCGCGCGACTCGCGTCAGCCCGCGCGCGCGCGCCTCGCCCCGCCGCACCGCTCGGCCGCGTGCGCCGGTTCCCGCGCGCGCGCGACGCGCAGGCGCGCGCCCTCCCGCGCGGCGCGGCTGCGCACCCGCCGCCTGCGCCCGTACATCTGCGCCGGCCCCGCGTACGCGGTGTTCCTCGGCAGCGCCGCGCCGCCGTCGCGCGGCGCGCCCGCTTCAATAGACATCTCTTGCATAACGCTTGTCCTTCGTGAGCCGCGCGACGTAGTCCGCCGCCTGCTCGTCGGTCATCCCCCCATGCCGCGCGACGATCGTCTTCAGCGCCGCGTCGACGTCCTTCGCCATGCGCGACGCGTCGCCGCACACGTAGAAATGCGCGCCCTCCTCGAGCCATGCCCACAACGCCGCCCCCTGCTCGAGCATGCGGTCCTGCACGTAGACCTTCTCCGTCTGGTCGCGCGAGAACGCGACATCGAGCCGCGTGAGGAAGCCGTCCGCGCGCATCTGCGCGAGCTCGTCGCGGTAATAGAAATCGGTGTCCGCGTGCTGCTCGCCGAAGAACAGCCAATTGCGCCCCTTCGCGCCGCGCGCGCGGCGCTCGTGCAGAAAGCCCCGGAACGGCGCGATGCCCGTGCCCGGGCCGACCATCACGATCGGCGCGTCGCCGCTCGCGGGCGGGCGAAAGTGCGCGGATTTCTGCACGAATACCGGCACGGGCGCGTCGGCCGCGCGGTCCGCGAGGAACGTCGACGCGACGCCCTTGCGTTGCCGCCGCCCGTTGCCGTAGCGCACGGCCGATACCGTCAGGTGGATCTCGCCGCGATGCGCGCTCGGGCTCGACGCGATCGAGTAGAGGCGCGGCTGCAGGCGCTTGAGCATGCCGACGAGCTCGGCCGCCGACAGCTCCAGCGGAAACTCGTGCAGCACGTCGGCGAGCTGCTGGCCCCACAGCCAGTGCTTCAGGTCCGTCTTGCGATCGTCGCCGAGCAGGCGCGCGAGCGCGTCGCCCGCACGGCTGCGCGACGCGACGAACGCGAGCGCGTCCGGATGCGGCCGCGTGATGTCGAGATGCTTCGCGAGCGCATCGGCCAGCCGCAGCTCGCCCATGCCCGCGACCGTCACCGGCG is a genomic window of Burkholderia mallei ATCC 23344 containing:
- a CDS encoding ABC transporter ATP-binding protein gives rise to the protein MARIVCTGLTKRYDGGAPVLHPLDLEIGDGEFIVLLGPSGCGKSTMLRMIAGLETITGGTLAIGGAVVNDLAARERNVAMVFQNYALYPHMSVYENIAFGLRRLKVPAAEIDRRVREVARVLGLDALLDRKPRAMSGGQQQRAAIARAMIKTPDVFLFDEPLSNLDAKLRAQLRGDIKRLHQRLKTTTLYVTHDQLEAMTLADRIVLMRGGRIEQLGTPAELYGCPHTMFAAGFVGTPAMNFADGVIERTAGHVALAAGGARWTLAARRFAGLPDGLRVKLAIRPNYLRIAPGAHAPAATLALEGRVELVELLGAEALVTFGCNGAPFAALVPASAAPALGAVVTFTFDERDLHLFDAATGRNVMLPEAGAPADAERPGAAMRPSPGAPHRFTMSRP
- a CDS encoding AraC family transcriptional regulator: MNGGRPAVHAQERQMNPDLEIVPTRRDESFRAWSHDYPHTVAKWHFHPEYEIHLIQGSRGKFFVGDHIGDFAPGNLVVTGPNLPHNWISELGPGERVPSRDVVLQFSRDAAEKMVAAFAELQPVLDLIDEASRGVQFPDEIGLAVAPLMLELASAHGCRRVEVLMALFDRLASCAARRTLAGPGYRIDAQHYMSSTINQVLAYLRQNLPGALREADVAEFAGMSVSTFTRFFRRHTGSTFVQYLNRLRINEACELLMCSALSVTDICYRIGFNNLSNFNRQFLAMKGMPPSRFRALHRLNEPHDAPEPHEPHASLAPATARAVIHSHRSLHP
- the xylB gene encoding xylulokinase; the protein is MTYLGIDLGTSEVKAILTDADSAPLAVERPHPHWSEQSPQAWWHATLDAIAAVRAMHPRGFAALRGIGLSGQMHGATLVDRAGQVLRPAILWNDTRAAAECVELEALVPESRAITGNMAMPGFTAPKLLWLAKYEPAVFRAAHKVLLPKDYVAWRLSGEFVSDMSDASGTLWLDVGRRDWSERMLAATELSREQMPRLVEGSAAAAQLRDALRREWGVAGPVTIAGGAGDNAASAIGMGVANAGSGFLSLGTSGVLFAGNDRFAPNPGDAVHAFCHCLPERWHQMSVILSAAASLDWFAKTHDVAVDTLPALAERADASRAPLFLPYLSGERTPHNDARARGVFFGLASEHRAGELAYAVMEGVAFAMADGYAALRRAGTTLDDASFIGGGSKSAFWAQLCANATGLAMHRHASGAVGAARLARLAATRDALDDVCVAPAIAETYRPDPAATGLLGERLERYRRLYRALKAEFAG
- a CDS encoding D-alanyl-D-alanine carboxypeptidase family protein, whose protein sequence is MTTEPLSTTVARGSRRAACALLRTPSRLFAALFVSAACAAPNGARAAPAPAPAIQAASWLVVDADSGKTLGAHNVDARREPASLTKLMTAYVAFDALERAALRWDDTVTVAADDIASVGRDEARMYLTPGQRVRVRDLMRGLIVASANDAALVLAKRIGGSPAGFATMMNDTARRLGMRDSHFVSPSGITTPNHYSTAHDLSILAQRLNRDFPAFYTFSSQRHFAYGAFAKTNKNRLLGADPSVDGMKTGHTNAAGWCMVVTAKRPVGGARARHRVIAVLLGEPTEKQRLADARALLDQGFASLGADAPAANAVQRANARPGEHRAQARARML
- a CDS encoding peptidoglycan D,D-transpeptidase FtsI family protein, producing MPKPAEPLHRRPPLTPAALPRWRSRCVLALLCAGFGALAARALWVQVVRSDFYITQGIKRYRHTFEAAPARGRIVDRNGAELAIDEPVADVWIAPDAFRRATHAQMRALASLLGVPIDTLAAKALGTRQFLYLKRWIAPELAARIERLAVPGVHVAAATRRYYPSGGDAAQLVGFVGADGHGLEGVERTADAALAGVGAKRDMIVDRMGRPVQAGDAASAGVPGADVRLSIDRRVQHLAQRAVERAVARTAAAAGCAIVVDAKTGEILALVNAPTFDPNERTAAADDGRLRERVLTDVFEPASTLKPVTVALALSEGVVAPDTRIDTSPGVLDIEGATIHDTGDFGELTVTQIIAKSSNIGMAKIAERLRAQDMWRTFARAGIGARPLAGLPAVARGTLRPARSWKPIERLTMSYGYGLSVSLAQLADVYTAFAGDGSRIPLSLAHAGALAARVRVVPPAVARQIRAMLETDGEEGTARIARLPDYRIGAKTGTARKLCGKRYARGKYRALFVGLAPMSDPRLIVAVMIDEPSRGSYYGGPAAGPAWAEIMDNALHLLGVPPDRPAARHA